GCATTCGGAATCCAGGTGATTTAGCTGTAGTTTTCAGTATTCTTAAACGCTTGGGACAACTGAATGTCTATTAGACGAAGGCTACGGGGAACTCTTTGAGGAGAGAAGTTGCTTGAATCTCTATGCCTCAGTTGCACCGTGATGGAATCCAATGGAAATTTTACAATGAATCAGAGTTGGAGGAATTCGTTTGGGCACATCTGAGCAGTCTGTTCAATCTCCTGCCTCTTAAACGTCAATATTTCATCAGAGGAATGTTTTGCGATATTCTTGCAGCGACGCAAGTTGGACAACTTGTAGTTATCGAACTTAAAAATGAAGTCGATCGCTACGTTGTGCAACAGTTGACTCGCTACTATGACGCTTTACAACGAGAGCAGCCCTTTTCAGAACAGGTTGATTATTCAAAACCGATTCGTCTAATTGCGATCGCGCCTGATTTTCATCACGACAATCTGATCGATCAGCAGTACAGCCGTTTATTGATCGAATTCTTACAGTTTGAGATTGAGATCGACGCAGACGAATTCATCTGGAAACTCCACGATCAAGAGACATCGCAAACCTGGTCTCTCGGACTTCCTCATCCGACTCAGCATTCTACTTGGGAACTTCCACCAGTTCCGCGAAAATTGCTGAACAACTTAGCAAAGGGTGAAGAAACTCATCGCGATCGTATTCTCCGCATTCGTCAAACTTTGCTGGAGTTTGATCCACGAATGAAGGAAATCGTTTTTCCCACGCATCTAGTATATGGTCGGGGAAAAACGCGATCGTGCGCGGAGTTTCATTTTGGCGCACCGTGGCGCTCAATTGCTCAACCGAAACAGCTAAATCTTCTGCTCCGGCTTCCCCATCCCTATCGCAAGCAGATGTGCAGAATGTTCATCGATACTCACGATTGGAGCACAGTGGGTCGTTTGTGCTACAGCCCCGATGGTCGTCGCGTTGAGGGAGGGACGGCTTACTGGCAGCAACCGACGGATCTAATCAAGATATTGCAGACCTGGGGAGACGAGATGAAGTCATTCGGTTCTGAATACTATTCTCAACTGTTGGCGAATCCCGATCGTGCGACTTCTATTGACTTGTGGGTTGAGATTGCTCTTGAGCATTGGGCGAAATCGACAAAAATATTTAGTAGATGAAGTTCCTCGCAAGGCAACACTCCCTGATCTGCCCCTCACAACAACTCATATTTTTAACAGCGCGGGAGCGGGATAGGTGGAATCTGGCGTTTTGCACGGCAATCGAGCCGATTCCACTTTTGAGCGGCACTGCCACTACTCAAAGCTCCTTGCTAATCATTGCTACAATCATTACCGTCATCACAAGAACCAAAATTGCGTCCTCCAAGTAAACCGACGACTGCCCCCACACAAACCTTCCAAGTATCGGTGCAGGTATTAATGATGCCAATTTGTTGCTCTGACGGAGCAGGTTGATTGGCAAGATAAATCGATGTGCCACCAGAAAGAAGTGCGATCGTCACTAGCGTTGAGAAGACAACATTGAAGTTCATTTCAATTTCCTCGGTGAGTGGAGAGTCGCGATGGTTGAAAACTGTAACCCCGTTCTCGCGATACTTGTTACGCTACTGCTTTGAGCTTGAAAGATCTGGATTTGTCTGAAAAGAATCTCAGGTGTTTGAGCAGCAACAAATTGGCAATCCATGAGGATGAATTGGAACGACGTTTTCCTGGCGATTGCATCGAGATTTTGCAAGTCGTGAGGTTTTTCTCACAATGAACTTGCTGCTAATTTCCATCTGGTAAAAATAAGAGTGGGTTGAATGCTGATGTCGCAGAAATTCTTGATGTCACTCAATCCACGTTCGATTCCAATGTCAATCAGCACATTGCCAAGGAGACGATGAATGGCTTACCGCTATCAAGTTGGCGGCAGGTTACGCGCAACCGCACCCAGTTATGTCTACCGTCATGCGGACGATCGCTTATGCGAGCAGTTACAGGCAGGCGAATTCTGCTATGTGTTTAATTGTCGGCAGATGGGTAAATCGAGCCTGCGAGTACGAACGATGCAGCGACTGATGGCAGAAGGCGTTCAATGTGTTGCCGTCGATCTCACAACGATCGGGAGTGATCAAGGCGTGACGCAGAAGCAATGGTATGAAGCCTTTATTGGAAGCCTTCACGCCTATCCCACGCTCGGTCTTTCGACCCACATTCGATTTACTGACTGGTGGAGCGCTCACGAACACCTGCCACCTGTGAGGCTGCTCAATCTTTATCTAAGAGAAGTGTTGTTGGAGCAAATCAAAGTTGGGCAAATCGTTATCTTCATCGACGAGATCGATGTAGTGCTGAAACTGGGGTTTGATGCCAGTGATTTTTTTGCCCTGATTCGCGCCTGCTTTAATCTTAGAGCCGATGATCCAGAATACGATCGCTTAACGTTTGCGCTATTTGGAGTAACGACTCCAGAGGGATTGATTCAAGATCCCGACAAAACGCCATTTAATTTAGGAAAAGACATTCCGCTTTCAGGATTTGAGTTTGAGCGATCGCTCGTGTTAGCAGAGGGACTCGTCGATGCTGTTCCGAATTCCAAAGCAGTTCTGCAAGCGATTTTAGATTGGACGGGTGGACAGCCATTCCTTACTCAGAAGTTGTGCGACTTAGTGCAACTGGAATCGTTGCCTCCATGTCCTGTGGGTAAAGAAGTCGAATGGGTCGAGCAGTTGGTGAGATCGCACATCATTGAAGATTGGCAACAGCATGATGATCCGGTGCATCTCCGCACGATTCGCGATCGCATTTTGCGTGATCCTCAACGATTAGGACGAATGCTCGGATTGTATCAGCAGATTTTAAAGAAAGGGGATACTACGGTAGATGATAGTCAAGAGCAATTAGAATTACGGCTATCTGGATTAGTGGTGCTAGATCAAGGACGGCTGCGGGCATACAATCGCATTTACCAAACCGTTTTTGATGCCGCCTGGGTTGAGCAAGAATTAGCGAATCTGCGTCCTTATACCGACAAACTGAAGCTCTGGTTAGCGTCACATGATGAAGCTTATCTATTAAAGGATCAGGAATTGCGCGATCAACTTTCTGGATTAAAGGGTAGACACCTAGCGGATGAGGATTACCGATTTTTTGCGGCAAGTCAAGATTTAGAGCGTCGAAACATGGAAAATCTTCTTGAGTTAGCAAAAGATGAATTATCAAGCGTGAAGGATGAAATTGATATTACTCGTGTTGAGCGACAACAAGCAAAACAAGATTTGTCAAAAATGCGAATTTTGGTGTACTTGGGACTTGGCGTTCTTGGCGTTCTTGGCATCGCTCTGTCTTCTACAGCACCTCTTCTAGAACAGCAAAGCCAAGAATTAGTTACGCTTGCAGCAGAAAGAAGCAAAACCGTAAATCAACTCTCGCAAACAGCATCTAAACTAACCGATGCTGAAAGACAGAACCAGAACCTGCAACAGAGTAATCAGGACATTCAGAAAGATAACGATATAGCACTAAAAAATGTTCAACAGAAGCAGCAAGAATTAAACGGTGTAAAAGTAAATCTTGACAAGGTGAGGGTACAGTTCCTGATTAAAAAGGAAGGGCTAGAAACGTTACAACGACAAGTCAAGACAGAGCGAGCACAACTTGAAATTGTTACAAAAAAACTGAGCGGTGAGAAGACGTTAAACAGTATTAGAGAGCAGGATTTTAGGGATAGAAAAGAGGAAATTGATAGCTTAGACCTTGATGGGCTTCAACAGAACGCACGTTCGCCAGTGATGTACATCATGTACATTGATAGCAATAATTCCGAAATTCTTGAGCAGGTGCGAAAAGTGAATGGATTCGCCAAAGCTCTCCTTGTCACTGAAAAAGAGCTTTTTAACTTACCTGGCTCCAACAAAACAGTGATATATCTTGGTAATAGCTATGTTGAGTCCATAGCAAATAAAAAATCAAAACAACTTCAGGGTAGCCTTAAAGTGCTTGATCAACTTGGTTTAGTACCTCAAATTCGACCGCTTATTCCAGCATCTCAAAGAATATTAAATCAATATAAGTCCTGGCTACAGCAAGGAGATTCAGGCATCGAAGTCACTGAGCTTCAGGAAGAATTAGGGCGTGTAGGCTGCTACGATGGCGCAGTTACAGGATATTTTGGGACAGAGACTAAAAAAGCTGTAATTACTTGTCAGATCAGGAATGGATTAACTCCAGATGGAATAGCCGAAATTCAATTAGGGAATGCACCGTTTGGAAAAAGTCTACGTGAAGGCGATTCGGGCACCGCTGTTACTGAGTTACAAGATCGACTCAAAGCACTAGGCTGCTTCGATGGTTCATCAACCGGATCTTTCGACGCTCAAACTCGTGATGCGGTCATTCAGTGCCAACAACAACGCGGAATTACAGCCGATGGAATCGTCGGTGCGGAAACCTATCGCGCTTTCGGGCTTGGCAGTCCCGGTACAGGAAGCGGATTGGCACAGTTTGGAGAACCCTTACAGTTGGGCGATCGGGGTCAAGGAGTGCGAGCCTTGCAAACCCAACTACAAGCGAAAGGATATTACTACGGCATGATCGATGGTGTATTTGGTCCTGACACCCGCACCGCTGTCCTTCAGTTGCAAAGCGATCGAGGTCTTCCTCAAACGGGGGTCGTCGATGATGCGGTCTACTCTACCCTTGTAGGTGGAGCAGTTCCACCCACGACACCTCCGGGAGTGACTGGACTACAATTCGGCGATCAAGGTCCGCGAGTAGCTGAACTTCAGCGACAACTGAACCGACTTGGTTACTCGGTTCCCGTGACTGGCTATTTCGGTACTCAGACTCAACGACTTTGCGGGCACGTTGTGTAGCGAAACTATCGTTTCGCATTGGGCGATGGATCTCGATGCGATGCTACAAGCGGCTGAACGCGAGGTCGCTCAGTTCGGTTTGGGCGCGATGGATGCCCTGCATATCGCCGCTGCTGTTGCGCTGCAAGCAGATCAATTTATCACGAATGAAAAACCGGAAAAATCCATCCATCGCACTCCTAGCATTCCCATCCTCTCCCTCCGCTGAAATCCAAATTGAAATCGCGTCAAGCAACAGAAAGGACAGCTTGATTCTCAAACACACTCTAATGATCACGATGTAGACGACTCTCATGCAACTGAATCTAGCACAACAGACGTGGGCAGTCGGTGAGATACGCGATTGCTGTGGGATAGAAATCAATAAAGCGCAACTGATGACGTTACTCCAGCTTGATCCAGGACTGCTGAGCGATATTGTTTTCGATCTGGACACGATTGCTCGCGAACACTTGATGAGTGCAATCGCCCAGCAACTTGGGTTTTCAGGCTGGGTCAGCTATGGAGACTCCGAGGACGATCGCCGTGCCTTCTTTGAAGCCTTTCCGAAACGGG
This sequence is a window from Leptolyngbya sp. NIES-2104. Protein-coding genes within it:
- a CDS encoding endonuclease NucS domain-containing protein produces the protein MPQLHRDGIQWKFYNESELEEFVWAHLSSLFNLLPLKRQYFIRGMFCDILAATQVGQLVVIELKNEVDRYVVQQLTRYYDALQREQPFSEQVDYSKPIRLIAIAPDFHHDNLIDQQYSRLLIEFLQFEIEIDADEFIWKLHDQETSQTWSLGLPHPTQHSTWELPPVPRKLLNNLAKGEETHRDRILRIRQTLLEFDPRMKEIVFPTHLVYGRGKTRSCAEFHFGAPWRSIAQPKQLNLLLRLPHPYRKQMCRMFIDTHDWSTVGRLCYSPDGRRVEGGTAYWQQPTDLIKILQTWGDEMKSFGSEYYSQLLANPDRATSIDLWVEIALEHWAKSTKIFSR
- a CDS encoding peptidoglycan-binding protein; the encoded protein is MAYRYQVGGRLRATAPSYVYRHADDRLCEQLQAGEFCYVFNCRQMGKSSLRVRTMQRLMAEGVQCVAVDLTTIGSDQGVTQKQWYEAFIGSLHAYPTLGLSTHIRFTDWWSAHEHLPPVRLLNLYLREVLLEQIKVGQIVIFIDEIDVVLKLGFDASDFFALIRACFNLRADDPEYDRLTFALFGVTTPEGLIQDPDKTPFNLGKDIPLSGFEFERSLVLAEGLVDAVPNSKAVLQAILDWTGGQPFLTQKLCDLVQLESLPPCPVGKEVEWVEQLVRSHIIEDWQQHDDPVHLRTIRDRILRDPQRLGRMLGLYQQILKKGDTTVDDSQEQLELRLSGLVVLDQGRLRAYNRIYQTVFDAAWVEQELANLRPYTDKLKLWLASHDEAYLLKDQELRDQLSGLKGRHLADEDYRFFAASQDLERRNMENLLELAKDELSSVKDEIDITRVERQQAKQDLSKMRILVYLGLGVLGVLGIALSSTAPLLEQQSQELVTLAAERSKTVNQLSQTASKLTDAERQNQNLQQSNQDIQKDNDIALKNVQQKQQELNGVKVNLDKVRVQFLIKKEGLETLQRQVKTERAQLEIVTKKLSGEKTLNSIREQDFRDRKEEIDSLDLDGLQQNARSPVMYIMYIDSNNSEILEQVRKVNGFAKALLVTEKELFNLPGSNKTVIYLGNSYVESIANKKSKQLQGSLKVLDQLGLVPQIRPLIPASQRILNQYKSWLQQGDSGIEVTELQEELGRVGCYDGAVTGYFGTETKKAVITCQIRNGLTPDGIAEIQLGNAPFGKSLREGDSGTAVTELQDRLKALGCFDGSSTGSFDAQTRDAVIQCQQQRGITADGIVGAETYRAFGLGSPGTGSGLAQFGEPLQLGDRGQGVRALQTQLQAKGYYYGMIDGVFGPDTRTAVLQLQSDRGLPQTGVVDDAVYSTLVGGAVPPTTPPGVTGLQFGDQGPRVAELQRQLNRLGYSVPVTGYFGTQTQRLCGHVV